The DNA sequence CACTGGGAGGTGGAGGTGTATATGGCTCATCCTTTGCGCTCTCGTAACTATCGTGCTCCGTCGACAACTCACCCAATTCATCCACCTCGACACCAACATCATCTTCCTCTGCCTCAACGTTTTTCTTGCCAGCACAATCTACAGGCTTTGGGTCATCAATaggatgataaaaaaatatatagaactcATCAGTATCTTTATTTGTCATATTTGCTTGGCGCATCTGGTTGATGCCTGCATCTCCCCTCAGAACATGCAGCTCTGACTCCATATCCTTGCTCTTTGGATCATACCAGTATGCCTCCTTGTATGATTGATATCCCAATTCTTTGAACAGTGTTATCAAATCACCGAAATTTACAAAGTCCAGGTCCATGGGAGGGGGGAGGGGAACCTCTCAACCTTACCATCGACATAAGCCAACTCACCAGTCGGAGCCCGTTGAAAATAGCCCCCGTGATGGAAAACAGGAATCATGAAAATATCTACCATCTGCATCATTGTTTGACTCAACGATTACCACTAAGCATTAGCAAATAAACAACTACCTAAGCCATAAACCACACACAACTCATCTTTCATGCCCCTCCCAACACTACATTACACCTAAACCCCAACCCACGACATGCACAGCAGATAACGTTCGAAAGTAACAGTCACATTCAGTTTCGCATTAAGGGTACTTACCACTACCGATGACACCCGCAACTCCACCAACGAAGCTTCACTAGCGCAACGTTACACGAAGACGACGACGGGAAGAAGATCAATCATTTTTTTTGGAGGGAAATGATCATACATATGTGTGTTAGGGCTTCTTTGGAATTGTGTGTGATTGATATGGGCTTCTTTGGAATTGTAACGAAACTCAAGGACTACAGCCAACGTTCTCAAAACGTTGCTATTTTCAATcataaggacctatttgtccaagACTTTTTCCAAACGGGCACACCAAGCATCCTCAACGGTCCCGTCTTGCCACCTAGGTCCAACACACGCCAACTCAGCGACACATCACCCCTCTCCGTTAGGTCTGGGAGAGCATTTTGGACGGAAGGATCGATCCGTCATACGTTTCGAATAGTAAGGGgcgttttagtatttttaggtCTTCAGGGATGGATTTGTCCACGATTTAAAAGCTCAGGGACTAATTTGTTCTTTTCCCTTCTGTTTAATATTAGCAACTAATCACTCACCATACATTGAAAATAGATTATGAATAGTTGTAATTAGGGGTGTAAGTTATCGAACCGGGCCGAAAATTACCGCAAATCGAACCGAAAATTATAACAACTGATTTGAACTGAAAAAatcggttttttttattttttctgacaaaaccgatcggttcggttcgattttcGGTTGGCTCCAtagaaaccgaaccgaaccaaaccgaaccgaacaTATGCATCCATTTCAATGTTTTAACCATTTTAATCTTTAACCTAACAACAAAAATCCCTAACCCCTAACCATTTCAATAttttactcttattattttagtttattgactattttaaatctttaattattgtgattcatatttttctcattaaaaataaaaaactgaaaaaaccgaccgaaccaaaccgctGTTGATTTAGTTCGATTCGGTTCGATTGTTATAAAAGCAACAAATCGAACAATTCTATGTTTGTAGGAACCAAACATATCGATTCGGTTGATTTTTAGtctaaaaccgaaccaaaccaaaccaataacACCCTAATTGTAATAACGTTCGTATAAAAATAAGTACAATTCCTCTATTataatttatgtttaattaatAATCCTCTACCCTTATTTGCTTATCTTGTGTGCTGCCGTGTCCCTTAATCAACTTTCCAATATCATGTttttctcataattcataattgcTAATAATCATTTAGGTTGTTTCCCATGGAAAGTATTAAGGATATTATTAGCAGTATATAAGTAAGCATCATTAGCCAGGAGACATGAATGGTAATTAACAGTATTAAATGTTGGGCACCAAAAAACAGTATTAAATGTCCAATAACAGCAAGAAAATCTATATGATCCAAATTATAAAGAATTTAACTATCATATATCTTTAGAATTTCTAAAGATATTTGTTAAtattgttattataaaaaaatttaaaatttgtattttaacaaataaacaataaaatttaaactttatgtgtcaattataaaaaatttaaattaataattctactatacattcttataaaatatattaactaaatttttaattaaaatagataGAAGTATAGTGTCAACtgaaaaaatataggtagacaatAGTAAGATAACCATCCGTATATCTAGTAAATTAAACATCCGttgtttatattattcaaaaaaatcattGGTTACCTAAGATTGCCCGCTTCAAATAACACAATTATACTTTATTTTCAAGTTCATCTTCCTGCTCATGCTCACCTGATATCTCCTCCAAAGATTTTCCTTTTGGCTCAGGCACCAAAAATGTAAACAAGAACCCTAAAATGTTAACCACTCCTAATACTAGCAAGGAATTCTTGATACCGATACCGGGAGGATAACCGGCATCTGTCTTGGTCTTGTCCGGACTCTGAGCCAAGTATAGGAATCCAAAAGTACCAATCATAGCACCAAGCTTGCCGGAAGCCGAGGAAATCCCATGGCATGTAGAGCGGAATCTTGCAGGGAAGATCTCTGCAGGGACGACGAAAGTGGTTGAGTTAGGTCCAAAGTTTGCGAAGAAGAATGTTAACGAATACAACACCACGAATCCAATGCGATTCTCTTTCAGAGTCCAGTGCTCATAAGGAATTGCGAGGGCGAACATGAACACTGTCATGAAGAAGAAGCCAACCAATTGGATGGTGAATCTTCCGATCTTATCAATGAATGCTACTGTAAACCAGTATCCAGGAATTGTACTGCAAAGAGCTATAAGCGTTTGAGCTCTCGCGATCTTGAAAACTTTTTCCAATGCGTTCATGGTTTTCGCAGGAGGAATCCAACCGATTGCGCTGAAGATATCTTTCTGGAAGAGATTCTGACTGTAAAATGCAACATCAAGCAAGAACCACGTACTTGCTGTTCCAAGCAAATGTAAACCATGGCGAGCCGCGAATTGCTTAGAGAACAAGCCAAAATCCTTAGTTTGATCCTCTTTCTTCAACTCCTCTGCTTGGAGTTCCACTTGCATAACTCTAGACATATCTTTTGCAGCCTGCTCCATGTTCTTTGCAACCAATGCCGTGTATCGCGCGGTTTCTGGCATCTTCGTCCTCCAATAGTATGTCAGTGCAGCGGGAAGAGCCCCAAACATAAGAATTATTCTCCACGCAAAATCTGCTTCTGGAACAGTTGAACCTACTGGATCAACCTCATAGGGAGGAGCATCGAATTTCGCCTTGAATATCGATGAAGTAACGATTGCAAATATGCCTCCGGCCAAGATTCCAAACCCCTGCATTGCGAAGATGGCGGCGATAAACGCACCGCGAGTTTTTTTATTTGCGTACTCCGACATAATGGTTGCAGAAAGCGGATAATCTCCTCCGATACCGAATCCCAGCCAGAACCGGAAAAAGCAAAGCGTCGTCATAACCGACTTTGGTTCCCGGCCGAACGATAGGCCGGAGGCGACAGAGCAAAGCACCATAAGCAGCAGAGTCATGCCGTAGACTTTCTTTCTGCCGAGCTTGTCACCTAGCCAACCAAAGAAGAGCTGGCCAGAAAGTGTTCCGATGAAGGCTACGCCGTTAACTGCGGCAGAGACATCGGGCGGCAAGGTTCCCGGCTTTGGTGCACCGTCGACATGGTAGTATATACGGCCAAGTAGCTTGGTTACAAGAGAGATACAAAACAAGTCATAGGCATCGGTGAAAAATCCCATTCCTGCAACGATAATTGCTGTGAAATGGTACCATTGTGTTTTTGCCACATCAAGTGCATTCAACACTTGAAGTTGATCCTTCTCCATCTATGTATAGTTATctctctatctttatttaatcCCAAATAAACTGCACCTACATACAACTGTTGAAAAGATAAAGAATGTCCAAGTATTAATATTACTAAAAAGACTTATTAGAAACTATTGTATTGTATGTTGTAACCTTGATGATTATATACTTCTAAGGTAGAGTGTACATGTAGCTATTTTAACTACCATAATAATAGTaatgaatttatatttttataaagattaaaaatatacatagcaaataaaataaagaaaaaatctaGGGAcaacaacttttgtgttttgtagtCAGTATTTAACTATCAAAAGTGagtgatattttattatttgatgtaatctcacacctttaaaaatactattgatagccaattaatgattacaaaatacaaaagttgctACCCTTAGCACTCCTCTAAAATAAATACCAAAATAAGAGATTTCACAAaatataacatttatttttttttcctgtATCTCTGTACATTCTCAGCATGTCAGGCTAAGTACTTAATAATAATCGCTATAACATGCTACTACTATTAATTGAAACACATGTAAATAAGGTAATGTGAATATGATATATTTTCAGTTTTCATACGCAAAACAGTTATTCTTCAAAACAAAGAGACAAGTAATGACCTAAATTTATTTGGATAATGTAATGCTAATTTTTGTATGTCAATGTAGATCTTTTTAAAgaaaatttatgtataaatttatttGGCTAATGTAATATACcacaatttttttctcttaatgatgattgataaaaaaaagaaagatgtaGTCACATAATGTATGTATACATAGTAAAATTACACAAGAGTGAAAGAATGGAAAAAAGAGCTAACTTAAAAACTAGAAATGAAAGAAACTTACCAGCAAAAATGTGAGAAGCTTTAATGAGTTTTGACTTttgagagagaggaagaagaagaaaagcaagtgaaagagaaaagaattggCTTAGCGCAAATACGGTAAAGAAAGTAGACAATTATTTATAGATAACAAAATCGAAGCAAAAAATAGAAAGGGGAGAATTCAATAATTCATTACACAGCTATAGCCTACAGTTGTGAGTTTTGTTGCTCACCGAAGATTTTGGGATTAAGGTTGTTCTCCTTTCATTTTGATCCCTTGGATTGATTTATATTCAATCAAATGGTTCTCTTTGAGTCAAGGTTGTTATAACTTAGATTGACTTCAGATTCTGACATTTGCAACTATGTCATCTGTTTGATTTCAACAAATTTTTGTAAAATGCTAccgataaatataaaaaattagagaaaataatACTCTCCTCTTCTACGAaatgttaaataatatttattttttttctatttataaaatatacatttttttacaaattaaataacatatattttaatctatttaattaaaatactctttaataactattgtttatatataaattagtaataattattttattatttcaaacaaagaaataataatataaaatatatacttattattattgtaatagtttttatattgattaatgaaaaaatattaaaataattaaaatttattatattcatagtaatatatattt is a window from the Arachis hypogaea cultivar Tifrunner chromosome 1, arahy.Tifrunner.gnm2.J5K5, whole genome shotgun sequence genome containing:
- the LOC112696359 gene encoding probable inorganic phosphate transporter 1-7, yielding MEKDQLQVLNALDVAKTQWYHFTAIIVAGMGFFTDAYDLFCISLVTKLLGRIYYHVDGAPKPGTLPPDVSAAVNGVAFIGTLSGQLFFGWLGDKLGRKKVYGMTLLLMVLCSVASGLSFGREPKSVMTTLCFFRFWLGFGIGGDYPLSATIMSEYANKKTRGAFIAAIFAMQGFGILAGGIFAIVTSSIFKAKFDAPPYEVDPVGSTVPEADFAWRIILMFGALPAALTYYWRTKMPETARYTALVAKNMEQAAKDMSRVMQVELQAEELKKEDQTKDFGLFSKQFAARHGLHLLGTASTWFLLDVAFYSQNLFQKDIFSAIGWIPPAKTMNALEKVFKIARAQTLIALCSTIPGYWFTVAFIDKIGRFTIQLVGFFFMTVFMFALAIPYEHWTLKENRIGFVVLYSLTFFFANFGPNSTTFVVPAEIFPARFRSTCHGISSASGKLGAMIGTFGFLYLAQSPDKTKTDAGYPPGIGIKNSLLVLGVVNILGFLFTFLVPEPKGKSLEEISGEHEQEDELENKV